From the Sebastes fasciatus isolate fSebFas1 chromosome 9, fSebFas1.pri, whole genome shotgun sequence genome, the window GTTGAGTGCATTTCATGTCTTTGTGTAGCATATGTCAGCTACGTAACTAGCTGAACTGAGAGAGCCGCTAACCAATCTTAAGTAGGAGTGAGTAGTACTACCAAAGTACTACATACTTTATCTTTATCTTGGCCTTCCTTCTACAGCTCTAGGTTTATTCAAACAGCAGCATGTAGTTAAAGGCTTTACTGTCAATGAACATCAATCCAAGCTTAGCGATGGCGTTTTGAGCTAGCTGTGCTGTGTTTACACTCAGTGGTCACTGTTTGAGTACAGCTTCTTAGTGTCGGGTACTGTGCTGAGATTGTTTTGATGGAACGTAATATTTGAGAAAATCCTTTAGCATCTCTCTGTAGTCCTAATGAAAGTATCCTCTGGAGCTATAGCTATAGAGTTTAAAAGGTCCTGACGCACCAAGCCGacagtcggccgtcggacagtttggggccgtggTTGAGCGGCGGTCGGCCTATTTTTTGTGCCATGTCCCGCACCGTCTTCTGGTTtcctggtgtggagagttatttcctctcacgcagccATCGGCtatagtctttgcggtgtgttcgagtgcaacttatTGAGCAAAACAAAGGCGAtatgaggcgacgcaacagtcagccttcatcgccgctagttttCTGATGTTGGTTtagtgtgtctgggccttttgACCGCTGTCATGAAGCAGGACTGAAGGTATTTTGCTCTTGCATGCATCCAAATATATTCTAGACCTTGTAGTTTGGACGGTCCCAATGTAGTACCAGCTTTGCCACTGCAGACCAGGAAGATGTCCGTAGAAATGGGAAGATGTACCCACTGACCACTGAGTGCAACAGTATCTAAGCTGTAAACGGTATACCCAAACCTAGAAAAACTACCTTGCTTGACAGTATCATTGTATCTACATGTCTAGCTAACtactagggctgggtatcgtgCCTCAATCATGTTTTGGTACTGACCATAGTGGGTCTGTAGTATCAAGTACTGAAAAGGTACCCAAGTTGGTACTTATACTTTAATCAAGTAAAGTATATACAGTGTTGGTATCAGTGCTGGTATTTAGAAATTTTAAACAATACTTAACCTTAATAAAAACATGCCTGTATTAACCTTTCATAAACTCATCTGACTATATTATTATGCGTTCTGGACTCCTGGTTAATTAAACTAGATACCAACGGTGTCACCATatgaagaggaaaaagatgtTACTTTGTGGGGTTGAGATTGAAGTtggcttcttttctttcttcttttctggGACGAACCATTAGGCTCTGCTAACGGCTGTGGCAGAAGAACGACGTTGTAGCTCTGCAATGCACTTAAGACGTCTAGGTAACCCTGAGGACGGGTTTAAGGCTCCGTGTCAAGTCGTAGCGGTATCTATGTACAGAGGCTCTGGCACTACGTCAGAAGTTCTAGCACAGGAGATGCTAGAGCATTTGACATAAAGCCATTTCCAGGACAAACCTTCTTGCAGTGATCATCGAGCTCTATcacaaattgaaaaaaagacaCCGTGATGATGCGTAACACATTCGTGTAGCGTTGTGGTGGAGCTATGATAATTGAAATCCTACGCTGAAATCTAAATTACTTCCTACTTTGTGGGAATCTACGGTGAGACCACAAGACCACCTCGACTGAGAAACATAAACTGCACTGGACTGGTCTCTACCAGAGGGTCTAACAGGGCTAATCAAGCCTTGTTGATCATATGTATACTTTAGTTAGATCCAGACAAAACTTGGTGATACTTCCATCATGTTAACATTTCTACCGTATCTCCGGAGGCGTGGTTAATGCCTGGCTAACTGTCTGAGAGAAAGAAATCTATTGTAACCTGCTCTAGTCTAGTAACAAGGTGATTATCTTTTGTCTTTAGCACCAACAGTAACATAAATTACATGCAGCTGTTAacttgaaaatgtatttatgtctTTGAAGAACGAGCACGCCGAGAACATAACCTTATGCTTAACTAAAATCCCTGTAATTCAAACGTTGCTAGTTGAGTTTAGTGTATGTAATTGAAGAAGATGCGATACCTGGGAAGATCCATTTGACATCCTTGCACTCGTCCAACTTTGAACTCCGTTTCCGTTTGGTTAGCCAATCCTTGTAGTGTTGCTCCCTCTTTTCCAAAACCCTCTGGTTATACAAATCCAGctgcaacacaaacaaatatttatgCTATGCACCATTTCAAAGGATTCTACTTTACTAAGTGTGCCATCTGTCTAGATTACCTGGGAATATTTTTATAGAATtattaatgtaataattaaACGTGTTGGATTACTGACAGAAATACAGCAGATACAAATCCTTAAGGGTGAAATGTGTCAAATCTGGacagaattttagtttaaaacattaaaaatataatcaaaagAATGTGAAGAAGTAACAGCGTTGACGTCTgtgttgtgctgcagagatgccTACTACCCAACCAGCTAGCCCTGGCCTGTCCTGTCTTAAAAAACACTTGAACCAtgatataaagatggacgatgaAACTCTTCCCAACGAATGCTCTTACTTTTACTTATTGAGTACATCTAACAGTAATTTAACTTTAGTAAAAGGTTTCACTACAGTAGTACCACTGCTGATCATACCTTCTCCTTCTGCTTGGTCTTTATTTCATCATACGGCTCGGCGAAGGCCTGAGGGATGGGTGCTGAAGTGGGTAAACTGAACTGGACTGATTTGACCGGTTTGTTTGGCCCAGCCAGAGATTTCACCGTCTCTATGACCTTCAGGCACCTAAACACGGTCGTAGAGATGGTTGATTGGCTATTGTTTGAAGGACTCGATGTTGCAGGtgttgatggtggtggtgatacTGCGGCAGTGGTTGAAGGCTGCAAAGGAATTGAGGAGTTAAGGGGTGGAGCTGCAGGAGGCTGGCCAATTAAAGGAAAGACTGCATGACTGTAGGGTGGAACAAAAGGAGGCGTTCCGGGAGGGCGACGGGGTGGAGGTCCAGGTGGAGGTCCTGGAGGAGGCTGTCCAGGACGCCGTGGAGGAGGTCCAGGGGGAGGTCCTGGAGGAAGTCCAAATCTCTGGGGTGGTTGaccagctgcaggaggagcTAGAGTGCCCATGCTGTGCCCATGCTCCTGTTCTGTGGGAATCTGGGTAGTGACTCCAACGGGCCAGTTGATTGGTAgggttggatgttggtagttGGCAGGCGGAGGCCCGGGAGGAGGTTTTGGAGGAGGAGTGGTGGAGGGTGTGCTCCCCATTGTCTTGGTAAAACACTGCAGCTGTTGCGCCTTCTTTAGTGCCTCCAACTCCTGCTGGTCCAGGAATCCTTCATACTCCGAGACAGCTTTAGATTTGCTGAGTGGCTCCAGACTGGAGGACCTGGCAGGTGAGGGCGAATGGATGTGATCCGATTCAATGGAACCGGTTCTACTCGTTTGCAGTTCTTCTCTTGGGGACGACAAAATCTCTCTTTCTGTGGATGAGGACTTGGGGCTGTAGATTTTCTCTTGGGCTCGGCTCGCCAGTTTGGACATATCTCCTGTACTCAGCTTCAGGCCGATCGTACGGAGTAGACTTTGGATCTTGTCGTAGGGTTCTGTCTTGATCTTTGGTTCCTCACTTGTTCTCTCTACTGAGGACCTTTTAGGGATTAGCGGTGTATTTTTCTCTTCTAGAGCTAGACTGCTGCTGGGTTGCTCTTGAGCCAATCCCACAATACGAGAGAAACCCCCGCCATCTTGAAGCGCCCGCTCATGAGGGAGAAGGTCATCGTTCACATAAACCGGTTCTGATTTCTTTTCAGCATCCACCTTTTTATTAAGCATGTCAAGAAAGCGATCGAGGGGTGGTTTCAACGCTGGAGGTGCCTGGCGTGGTGTTGTGTTCTGCGGTGTCGGAGACGGGCTTCTAGGAGGCGGTTCTGTGGGAGAAGGAGGTCTTAAAGGGGGTTGGGAAGATGAAGTGGCAGCAGGATTCATCAAGGGAGGTTGGCTGGAGGCTACAGGATATTGGCCGGACTGAGAAGAAGGTGAGGGACCATGAGGATCTGGAGACTGGCTCTGTTTGACAGGGCGATACGAATCATTGTATGGTCGGTCCGCATATGCTGGGTCATGGTAGCGATCGTCATATGGTTCGTCATAAACATCGTAGCGATCAGTGTAACGCTGGCTGGCAGACGGAGGGCCACCATACGAAGGTTCACCATAGGGATGATTTTCATAAGGGCGATCACTGTAGGAACGCTCACCATAAGGGCGATCAGTGTAGGAACGACTGGCGAACGGATCACCGGAGCGGTCACCGTACCGCTGATCTTGGTAAGGACTGTATGGCCGGTCATAATAAGGATCGTCATAGGGCCGGTGGAGGTATTCGGGTCCCTCTGGTCGTTTCTTCAGGATGGACCGGACTGGTTTGTATTCAGTGAGTGGGACAGCGATCCGACCATGGTCGTAGTCTATGCAGGTCCTCTGTCTAGGGTCCACCAGCGATTTTTTGTAGGCAATCATGTCATTCAGCTCGTCCAGCTCCCGCTTCTTCCTCGCCAGCTCGTCATCCACGACTACGCCGCGTCTGGGAGGAGGGCTtaactccctcctcctcttgtgACTTTCTTCGTGCTCTCTGCTGATTTTGCTCCTCTTCTTCATGGCCACCTCCTTGCTTCTCTCCATGCTCCTGCTGCGACTCCTGCTGGAGCTCTTGCTTCGGCTGCGACTCTTGCTGCGGCTCTTCGTGCGCCTCTTGGTGGGCCTGTTTGACCTCTCTCGGCTTCGGCTTCGTCTGTACCTGCTGCTTTTACGGTCGCGGTCAGGGCTGGGGCTGCGTCTCTTTTTGCCGATACGTCCAAACTGGTCTCTGGGCGGACTCTTGCTTCTACTTTTACTCCTACTCCTGGCCCTACTCCTACTCGGACTCCTGCTCCTGCCATGTCTACGGCGAGAGGCACCATAATCCCTTCTGGTCTTGATGTCCTGCGTTCTAAGATTTTTCACCACCGCCTTCAGCTTGTCTGCCTCTGGTTTTTCATCCCTGAAATGTCAGAGGTAAGTTGTTACAGacagtattttatgtttttattacatCAAGGCCTATGACCTCTAACTCCTCCTACACATCACTCGTTTTAATTACCTGGCTAtagaattataatttttttcctctgtttatttattagtatgattttgtgtgccctctttgtaaagcatccttgggtttcttgaaaggcgctatatttgtccaatttattattattattattattattattattattattattattattattactactcattttatttagtatttatcCAACAAGAGAAGATTAAATTAGGTTAACTGCACAGTTAAAGATGTCTTTTAGTTTCAGGTTTAgttatatttcatttagtttacacatttatatacaccagaagtataaaacattacatgtcccttataaattaaaaagaaaatactactaatttgtgagggaaatgtctttagtcTTTGAATTTTGGGTTGCTgggaaaaatgtaataaaaaattcCTAACAATGACtggtatatttgacttcaggacatctctgactacatacatgctgagaATCAAactattttactgtattaatttagatatttttgaagtccctagaagtgtatgattcaactttttcccatggtccaGTGTTAAAGTTTACAAAAAACAtgatatcaaatcgcaatacttaaaaatcacaatacatatcgaatcgacAACCAAGTATCGtaatagtattgaatcaggagatactGTAGGTCCTAGCcctaataaacacatttaaataggtGATTTGAATCATATAAGAACTATCTGGAAAACTAAGACCATCCTTATCTTTACATGGCATTCTTTtctgcacacacataaacataaataaaaataatcattactcACTCAGTGTCTTCTGAAGCTTTACCCAGCTTGATGGTCATCTACCAACGAAACACATATTCGACAAAATTAGAAAAAACAATGACCTCGGCCAACATCTTGTGATAAAACTGCTTCATCATTTGTTAAATGCACACAActggaaatggaaatgaatgtAAGTCATAATAACACTATATAAAGCAATATACAGCTTTGCATTAGACCCTAAAATCACTCAGTAATATGTATTATCCCTTACTGAAATTAAGTCCACGTTGTGTTTGTGTCGTACAAATACTTAACACATGAATAGCAACATGCAGAAAGAACAGACTTCAGCTTTTATAttgttaaaaagttaacaaatttAAATCTACACATTTGTTGGGTCCAGATAGACTGTATTAAAATCAAAAACAGAAGAGTTCTCTCTTCATTCCTTCTCACATGGTAACTGTATAAATATGAAACCGGTCCTTCTCACCTTTCCTTTACTCGCCCCGACACCGCCCAACTTCCTGACGGGGAGGAAAACGCTCTCGGTGAAACGTTTTATCCTGATGGCCTGGTTTCCCCCCTCTGCCGTTTCATGCTTGGAGAAACAATAATAAGAAACGTTTTTTACACAGAAGATGTAATGAGAATGTTAAAGATTAACACCATAACCAGGATTTTAGCATTTAGAGTGAAATCTGAGAAACAGAGGGTGGTGATGAAGAGAAGGACTCACAGGGACGACGCTGAACTCGACCTTCTCGTTGAGCTCCAGCCTCTTCTTCTCAATGACCTCTGACATGTGGAAGTAGAGCTGAGGGTTCTGAGCACACTTGATGATTCCGGTGGCGTGGGAGAACTCGATCACGATGCCCTGGAGACAAGAACACGTCAGGGTTCAGCTGGGTTCTGATCCACATTCAGACCCAGTCTGGCTCTCTGGCTGATAGTTTAGTTTAGAGCTTACGTGTCGGCGTTGTTCGATGGACTCTTCGAAGGAGTCGGGGAGGATCTCCACGTAGGCGGCTCGTTCCTCTTTGGTCTCCTGATGGGTGGCGATGTTGAAACGCACCTTCACGGGTCAGACAGACACAATCGGGTCGTCTCAGGTCAGTGTTGTTACCATAACAAAATTATGACTTTGATACAATATCCTGCCTAAATATCTGGATACTGATACTGAATGTGGTGGATTACGTGTTTGCTGAATTACAGGAGATGCTTggacagattcagaaaagatgATGAATCTAATGTTATCGGTACATTTGATCGGTAATCAGAGCCGCGCtgttatttccttgtttttGAAGGGAGTTCTCCTGATAGAGACACCAGCTCAGAGCGGGACTGTGGTTCATGACCTGCTTTAATCTTCATTTGTTGACTCCATCCTTCTGGTTATCACTACAGTTTAGTTTTTGACCGTTTGCTCCACCAGCAGTAAAGTTATAACTTCCTGCTCCCGCAGGATCCCAGTCCGGATGGCGTCCTCTAAAGCAGAACGCTGCACACACACGGCCCAGCGGTCGCACATAAACTCACGAATCATATTAAAACAACGTCATTCATTCAATTATTGGTACTAATAAAACAGGGTATCGTgatacctttctagtatcggtataccTTGCAAATCCTCCACTTGGTTGTATTTAGTAGTTTGTGCTGTAACAGCTCACCTGGTCTCAGATGACCTTGGTCTCACCTTGTCTCCGTCCAGCATGGTGGCGGTGCTCAGCAGGTCGTTGGGACCGAAGGTAAGCTGCTTCTGTTCACCGTCGATGGTCATCACCAGTCGACCCATCTCTGGGTCCGGTTTCTCCGCCGCTCCACCTCCAGCCTCCACagactgcttcttcttcttcacctcctcctcttcctcctttccctcctctccttcaggTTTTCCTTCCGCCTCTTCCTTCTCACCTTCATCCATTTCCTCCACTTTAATTTTTACCTGTAGGAAaataagatatttaatttatggCGACATAAATGgaatatggcaaactgcagtaCTCTTCCGGGATGTTCCAGGGACACCATCACCTGTCCGGGGAGCATCTGTCCAGCTCCTGGTCCctccttgttttcctccggctCCTTCTTGATCTCCTTACGTGGATATTTGGAGATGGCTCGGAGGACGGTGCCTTGGAATCGCTCCTTGCTGATGTCGTCCAGCGTGTCGGGGTTTCTGATGTGGAAGCCAAGCGGCGTCCACTGACAGGACGACAGGAAGACGGCGAGCAGTCAGAAACACGTCAATAACAGACGATCACTGGtcagtattcaacaaagccgtgtaataaaaacataaaatcaaaataaagaaTCTGTGAAATCACTTCATCTGTTTCTTACTTTGCATTTGGCCGCTGCCAGCGCCAGCgccacctcctccctcttcttcctctccgccTCTCTTCgtttctcctccagctcctcctccctcctcttcctctcctcctccacttgtttcctcctctcctcctcctccctcctcttcctcttctcctcctcctcccgtttCTTCTGCTCTTCCAGGATTTGGTCCTCAACCCTCTTCGTCCTCATCAGCCTGATGGCTCTCTTCTCTGAATTCACCTGCAGAAACAGAGCAGAGGTTAACGTCAAGTCACTTCCTGTTGCCTGGCGTCCGGCGGGCGTGCGTCACACTCACCTCGGCCACCGTGAACTCCACCTCCTTGTGGATGTCTTTGGTGTTGAAATTGGTTTCGCTGAAGTTCTCACAGATGTCAAAAGGAAGCTCGCCGTGCTCCTCCGAGTTGACTATTCCTTCTTTCGGACCCAGGAAGGTGATGATGCCCTGAAACACAGAGGAAAGAGAGCGAAgcctcagaggtcagaggtcaggttcAGGTTGAGTGATTTAACCAGAGACAAGGCGACGGCGGCGAGTTAccagctctctctcctctctggtgtAGCTGAAGGTGAAGGGGATCTTGGGTTTGATGTTGGCTGCTCTCCTCTTCTTCGTCACCACGTCCACCAGCAGGTTGATCAACACGTGGTCGTTCTTCAGCAGCGTCACGCTGCAGTCTCGGTGGTCGAAGGTCACGTTGGTCTTGCAGGGGCCGATGTTGGCGTGGATCTGACCCGGGTAACCCTTCATGTTAGgctacagagagacagatgttAGACACCAGAGGCAGGAACCAGTAAAACCAGTTCCTCTCTTTATCTAATACTTGAtctatttatttagatatttattacGTTGACTTCCTGTTCATAGCGGGGCAGTTGAGCATAACAACTGTGCATTTTACGATAAAAGCAGTTCcggctagcagggccggttctagttagcagggccggttctcggtagcagggccggttcaAGCTAGCAGGGCCGATTCCAGATAGCAGTAAAGGAGAACATTTAGACTTTCTGACTGTTTGACTTCAGGACGGAGGTGAATAAAGTTATTCTAGAGACTTGAACACCAGCTGCTACAACAAAACAGAACCATCTGTATCGGCCGACACGGCTCATCGCCGATCGGCAGGGAATGTCCCAGAGGAGCTGTGTTAACTGGCGTGGAGTGTCGCTCACCGTGGGCTCGATGATTGTCTGGCTGACGATGCCCTCATACAGCTCTGGGTCCAGCATCATGTTGACTCCCAGCTCCTGCCTGACGCCGGATTTTGGACTGAGAAAAGATTCTTCATCGTCGGCCTCCTCGTCGCCGGCAgtggcagcggcagcagcagtggCGGCGGAGAGCGTTAGGAGGAGGGGCTCCTTCACTCGCCGCATCCTGATGGCCTGCTTCCCCCCCTTCAGCTGAGCAGAAAACAAACCATGTTGTAGAAAAACGCCTCGAACAAAGAATATAGAAGCTATGAGACGAAAcgctgccaccattttggactgaaagcgaccaccggacgccagtaaaacgtccacctacaAAGACTATTAACTTTCACTTATCGATATACGTTATTTGTTTGGGTCAGGAGTCCAATCtgtgacaggaagtgaaagAGTGAAGGCTGTCTCACCGTGAGGACGGTGAACTCAACCTCCTCGTTGACGTCCTCGGCAGTGAACTCTACGTCGCTGAAGTTCTCTTTGACGTTGAAGGGAAGCTCGCCGTGTTCGTCAGACTTGATGACGCCTTCGTTGTCGTTCAGGCTGATGATGACTCCCTGAGAGGAAGAGGTTCAACGGTGATGCATCAACAAAGCTAGGAAAAATCTTCATAAAGAAGCTTTGACTCATTTTCATTTGATGCGTCTAaattgtgtaaatgtgtaacaaCAGGACGTGTGTCAGCTGGTGGTCATGCAGcagcaggtaaacacacactaCGTCAtgttcatctcctcctcctcaaaacAAATCGCTAAAATCACTGAATAAAGCAGCTTCATGTTCAAAATCTGTTTATCCGACGCTGTTCGGCTCAGTGTTGATTTCTTTAACGAAAACTGTGATGAAATATGATCGTCAACGACCTTTTCTTCCATGACTAAAACGAGACGATGACGAGATAGTGTCAACGTCATTAAACAATAACAGTGTAGACATCAAACATGCATCATACTGTAACTCAATGGAATctccgttagctgttagcaccgttattTAGCCAATCATCGTGTCATCGCCTGAGCAACCACATGACTACACTTCACGCTAATGGTCGTTAAAGACCGTTATAATGATGGATTGgggcaggaaaaaaaatgttagaCTATTAATTGCCCGATATCCCcgcaaaaaaataaagaaataaaaaatctgaaattcagTGTTAATTTTGTTAATCAAAACTATGACGAAATATGTTCGTCAACGACCTTTTCTAACATGACTAAAAGGAGACGATGACAAGACGGCGCCgacgtcattaaacactaacggtgacgatatcaaacatgcaatatcgttgacaaaaaagacgagactaaaatgtagtttaaaaacacaaaaacttaACCAAAACCTCTCTTTACTTTTGTCACTTTccactttctcttcctctctctctgtcattctCTCGTGGCAACTAAAACTAAGAAGCATTTTCGTCTTAAaactaagactaaatctaaaatagctgccaaactTAACACTGAACttaagccgttatatcgctctcatcaaagccaccagactccattcacaaaaccagTAATTTAACCTCGCAGAatacaggagttgctggtctaccgctgcatcgatcagttaattagtttgtgttattgtgtgactttctgatctgaactaacatggcgtccacagcagtacgttgcttagcttcctgccggtactcctgaccgccatctaagttacggtacaaatacactgactataaggatgtaatatactgtacatgtagcagcgtcatcatgcagatgGTTTCAGGAACCCCACTGGGAGGATATAAAAAACCTAAATAAACTAAAGTCATAAGTTGAGCGTTGTAGTTTAATGTGAGCAGGTGA encodes:
- the LOC141774488 gene encoding uncharacterized protein LOC141774488 isoform X2, which codes for MGRGSRPPMGPPGDNGPPFDMGPPGWGPPPPGGWGPPPDEWGPPPPGGWGPRGPPPPGGWGPRDSPPLGWGPRGGPSPPGWGPHPDDYRPPHPDDWLPPHPDDYRPPHPDDWRPPHPDDWRPPHPDYRPPHPDDYRPPHPDDWRPPPGWGPPGWGPERPPEPWGPEPVPPGPLPPVAPGPLPPVPPVAFPPLPPGPPPDPAAFGPVSMPPILPSACVPPSLGYPSYPPPGWPGGLEQLPPQPIVEEVMLNPPPDQPEWIKALISAPGAQSTLGETKKPADELAVTPAADPAAAPKPKPKLDPSRTTRALGLLGKRTFDKPPPGRSTGIISFIGPSFGYIEREDLQKFTFSFAAFFGNPKAMTPGVRVHFTACKEKKNSLIATDVKVAPGGTENVDTEIYEAVVSQPITEPQPGERQYPGQVHVDIGPLRTNLTFDRKDSTVTLLKNDQVLINLLTDIVTEKRRATNIKPKIPSTFRLTDEIREEGVIISLNDNEGVIKSDEHGELPFNVKENFSDVEFTAEDVNEEVEFTVLTLKGGKQAIRMRRVKEPLLLTLSAATAAAAATAGDEEADDEESFLSPKSGVRQELGVNMMLDPELYEGIVSQTIIEPTPNMKGYPGQIHANIGPCKTNVTFDHRDCSVTLLKNDHVLINLLVDVVTKKRRAANIKPKIPFTFSYTREERELGIITFLGPKEGIVNSEEHGELPFDICENFSETNFNTKDIHKEVEFTVAEVNSEKRAIRLMRTKRVEDQILEEQKKREEEEKRKRREEEERRKQVEEERKRREEELEEKRREAERKKREEVALALAAAKCKWTPLGFHIRNPDTLDDISKERFQGTVLRAISKYPRKEIKKEPEENKEGPGAGQMLPGQVKIKVEEMDEGEKEEAEGKPEGEEGKEEEEEVKKKKQSVEAGGGAAEKPDPEMGRLVMTIDGEQKQLTFGPNDLLSTATMLDGDKVRFNIATHQETKEERAAYVEILPDSFEESIEQRRHGIVIEFSHATGIIKCAQNPQLYFHMSEVIEKKRLELNEKVEFSVVPHETAEGGNQAIRIKRFTESVFLPVRKLGGVGASKGKMTIKLGKASEDTEDEKPEADKLKAVVKNLRTQDIKTRRDYGASRRRHGRSRSPSRSRARSRSKSRSKSPPRDQFGRIGKKRRSPSPDRDRKSSRYRRSRSRERSNRPTKRRTKSRSKSRSRSKSSSRSRSRSMERSKEVAMKKRSKISREHEESHKRRRELSPPPRRGVVVDDELARKKRELDELNDMIAYKKSLVDPRQRTCIDYDHGRIAVPLTEYKPVRSILKKRPEGPEYLHRPYDDPYYDRPYSPYQDQRYGDRSGDPFASRSYTDRPYGERSYSDRPYENHPYGEPSYGGPPSASQRYTDRYDVYDEPYDDRYHDPAYADRPYNDSYRPVKQSQSPDPHGPSPSSQSGQYPVASSQPPLMNPAATSSSQPPLRPPSPTEPPPRSPSPTPQNTTPRQAPPALKPPLDRFLDMLNKKVDAEKKSEPVYVNDDLLPHERALQDGGGFSRIVGLAQEQPSSSLALEEKNTPLIPKRSSVERTSEEPKIKTEPYDKIQSLLRTIGLKLSTGDMSKLASRAQEKIYSPKSSSTEREILSSPREELQTSRTGSIESDHIHSPSPARSSSLEPLSKSKAVSEYEGFLDQQELEALKKAQQLQCFTKTMGSTPSTTPPPKPPPGPPPANYQHPTLPINWPVGVTTQIPTEQEHGHSMGTLAPPAAGQPPQRFGLPPGPPPGPPPRRPGQPPPGPPPGPPPRRPPGTPPFVPPYSHAVFPLIGQPPAAPPLNSSIPLQPSTTAAVSPPPSTPATSSPSNNSQSTISTTVFRCLKVIETVKSLAGPNKPVKSVQFSLPTSAPIPQAFAEPYDEIKTKQKEKLDLYNQRVLEKREQHYKDWLTKRKRSSKLDECKDVKWIFPELDDHCKKVCPGNGFMSNALASPVLELLT
- the LOC141774488 gene encoding uncharacterized protein LOC141774488 isoform X1; the encoded protein is MGRGSRPPMGPPGDNGPPFDMGPPGWGPPPPGGWGPPPDEWGPPPPGGWGPRGPPPPGGWGPRDSPPLGWGPRGGPSPPGWGPHPDDYRPPHPDDWLPPHPDDYRPPHPDDWRPPHPDDWRPPHPDYRPPHPDDYRPPHPDDWRPPPGWGPPGWGPERPPEPWGPEPVPPGPLPPVAPGPLPPVPPVAFPPLPPGPPPDPAAFGPVSMPPILPSACVPPSLGYPSYPPPGWPGGLEQLPPQPIVEEVMLNPPPDQPEWIKALISAPGAQSTLGETKKPADELAVTPAADPAAAPKPKPKLDPSRTTRALGLLGKRTFDKPPPGRSTGIISFIGPSFGYIEREDLQKFTFSFAAFFGNPKAMTPGVRVHFTACKEKKNSLIATDVKVAPGGTENVDTEIYEAVVSQPITEPQPGERQYPGQVHVDIGPLRTNLTFDRKDSTVTLLKNDQVLINLLTDIVTEKRRATNIKPKIPSTFRLTDEIREEGVIISLNDNEGVIKSDEHGELPFNVKENFSDVEFTAEDVNEEVEFTVLTLKGGKQAIRMRRVKEPLLLTLSAATAAAAATAGDEEADDEESFLSPKSGVRQELGVNMMLDPELYEGIVSQTIIEPTPNMKGYPGQIHANIGPCKTNVTFDHRDCSVTLLKNDHVLINLLVDVVTKKRRAANIKPKIPFTFSYTREERELGIITFLGPKEGIVNSEEHGELPFDICENFSETNFNTKDIHKEVEFTVAEVNSEKRAIRLMRTKRVEDQILEEQKKREEEEKRKRREEEERRKQVEEERKRREEELEEKRREAERKKREEVALALAAAKCKWTPLGFHIRNPDTLDDISKERFQGTVLRAISKYPRKEIKKEPEENKEGPGAGQMLPGQVKIKVEEMDEGEKEEAEGKPEGEEGKEEEEEVKKKKQSVEAGGGAAEKPDPEMGRLVMTIDGEQKQLTFGPNDLLSTATMLDGDKVRFNIATHQETKEERAAYVEILPDSFEESIEQRRHGIVIEFSHATGIIKCAQNPQLYFHMSEVIEKKRLELNEKVEFSVVPHETAEGGNQAIRIKRFTESVFLPVRKLGGVGASKGKMTIKLGKASEDTEDEKPEADKLKAVVKNLRTQDIKTRRDYGASRRRHGRSRSPSRSRARSRSKSRSKSPPRDQFGRIGKKRRSPSPDRDRKSSRYRRSRSRERSNRPTKRRTKSRSKSRSRSKSSSRSRSRSMERSKEVAMKKRSKISREHEESHKRRRELSPPPRRGVVVDDELARKKRELDELNDMIAYKKSLVDPRQRTCIDYDHGRIAVPLTEYKPVRSILKKRPEGPEYLHRPYDDPYYDRPYSPYQDQRYGDRSGDPFASRSYTDRPYGERSYSDRPYENHPYGEPSYGGPPSASQRYTDRYDVYDEPYDDRYHDPAYADRPYNDSYRPVKQSQSPDPHGPSPSSQSGQYPVASSQPPLMNPAATSSSQPPLRPPSPTEPPPRSPSPTPQNTTPRQAPPALKPPLDRFLDMLNKKVDAEKKSEPVYVNDDLLPHERALQDGGGFSRIVGLAQEQPSSSLALEEKNTPLIPKRSSVERTSEEPKIKTEPYDKIQSLLRTIGLKLSTGDMSKLASRAQEKIYSPKSSSTEREILSSPREELQTSRTGSIESDHIHSPSPARSSSLEPLSKSKAVSEYEGFLDQQELEALKKAQQLQCFTKTMGSTPSTTPPPKPPPGPPPANYQHPTLPINWPVGVTTQIPTEQEHGHSMGTLAPPAAGQPPQRFGLPPGPPPGPPPRRPGQPPPGPPPGPPPRRPPGTPPFVPPYSHAVFPLIGQPPAAPPLNSSIPLQPSTTAAVSPPPSTPATSSPSNNSQSTISTTVFRCLKVIETVKSLAGPNKPVKSVQFSLPTSAPIPQAFAEPYDEIKTKQKEKLDLYNQRVLEKREQHYKDWLTKRKRSSKLDECKDVKWIFPGVPSTGEPKNVWICGHSLVYWAESRAKSPEVGMQLGMDPSKVTIWWKGTQGMTWSQLLPQLHQLKVTWPNPDVLIMHLGGNDLSTDSPTDLLASVKKDLTSMRGIFPQCVLVWSNILPRRVWRHSADNHEVDLVRTTVNRRIQNIISELGGTSLTHENIRCGTNTGLYRADGVHLSPKGIDIFNLNLQDFLEKWEMELT